A window of the Bacillota bacterium genome harbors these coding sequences:
- a CDS encoding IS256 family transposase — MKRIPPSTELTKIAEALRADTQTTDLTGELIRIGAKKIIQELLEKEAEEFLGRGYYERRDETMHGYRNGYKTRHLDSAEGRLMVDVPQVRGADEPYSSVLWAHLKKRTEVLENLVVEMYVRGLSTRDIEDALTDLTDGESSLLSRSSVSRITEVLWEEYEAFCERDLSGFEVVYLFADAVYESLRKQAGAKEGVLVTWGICADGAKVLIHMTTGSKESYDAWLEHFRSLVKRGLKVPLTVTSDGAPGLIKAIEVIWPQAERIRCWVHKMKNLLEKLPDDAKGLVKPYLEAIRDAADYGMGKIVANQVIELFKRDYPSFVKCLVEDLEASLAHLKLPAAHRKNIRTTNLCERSFVEERRRSKIIPRFRGEQQCLKLVFGTLWRASERWQRVRFTEHERKALRIAILSNEKMRSKRRLKS, encoded by the coding sequence ATGAAAAGAATACCACCAAGCACAGAACTAACCAAGATTGCAGAAGCACTAAGGGCAGATACGCAGACCACTGATTTAACCGGGGAGCTGATAAGGATCGGCGCTAAAAAGATTATCCAGGAGCTTCTTGAAAAAGAAGCCGAGGAGTTCCTGGGTAGAGGCTACTACGAGCGAAGAGATGAGACTATGCATGGATACCGAAACGGTTACAAGACGCGCCATCTTGATAGCGCCGAGGGGCGCCTCATGGTAGACGTGCCGCAGGTGCGAGGCGCCGATGAGCCCTACTCCTCTGTGCTGTGGGCTCACTTGAAAAAGCGCACCGAAGTGCTTGAGAACTTGGTCGTTGAGATGTACGTGCGGGGGCTCTCCACCCGAGACATCGAGGATGCGCTCACCGATCTTACCGATGGCGAGAGTTCACTGCTCTCCCGCTCAAGTGTCAGCCGCATCACTGAAGTACTCTGGGAAGAGTACGAGGCGTTCTGTGAGCGCGATCTCTCAGGCTTTGAGGTTGTCTATCTCTTTGCGGATGCCGTCTACGAGTCCTTGCGAAAACAAGCGGGCGCAAAAGAGGGGGTTCTAGTGACTTGGGGCATATGTGCCGATGGCGCCAAGGTACTCATTCACATGACGACCGGTAGCAAAGAGAGCTACGATGCCTGGCTTGAGCACTTCAGAAGCCTGGTTAAACGGGGCCTAAAAGTTCCATTAACCGTCACGAGCGACGGCGCCCCGGGGCTTATCAAGGCCATCGAGGTGATATGGCCGCAGGCTGAGAGGATCCGCTGCTGGGTTCATAAGATGAAGAACCTGCTTGAGAAGCTGCCCGATGATGCCAAGGGGCTCGTAAAGCCGTACCTTGAAGCAATCAGAGATGCGGCTGATTACGGGATGGGCAAAATCGTTGCCAACCAAGTCATCGAACTCTTCAAGCGAGACTATCCATCGTTTGTGAAATGTCTTGTTGAAGACCTTGAGGCAAGCCTTGCCCACCTAAAGCTGCCGGCCGCACACCGTAAAAACATTCGAACGACGAATCTGTGCGAGCGAAGCTTTGTTGAAGAGCGCCGCCGCTCTAAGATTATTCCTCGTTTTCGTGGTGAGCAGCAATGCTTAAAGCTTGTTTTTGGTACTCTCTGGAGAGCATCCGAGAGATGGCAAAGAGTTCGCTTTACCGAACATGAACGCAAAGCTTTGAGAATCGCTATATTGAGCAACGAGAAAATGAGAAGCAAAAGGAGGTTAAAGTCTTGA